A portion of the Thalassotalea sp. LPB0316 genome contains these proteins:
- the rpoC gene encoding DNA-directed RNA polymerase subunit beta' has protein sequence MKDLLKFLKQQNQTEEFDGIRIGLASPDQIRSWSFGEVKKPETINYRTFKPERDGLFCARIFGPVKDYECLCGKYKRLKHRGVICEKCGVEVTLTKVRRERMGHIELASPVAHIWFLKSLPSRIGLLLDMTLRDIERVLYFESYVVTEPGMTTLEKSQILTEEEYLDALEEHGDEFDAKMGAEAVLALLEQIDLEGDIAQMREELPEIGSETKRKKITKRLKLMEAFAQSGNKPEWMIMSVLPILPPDLRPLVPLDGGRFATSDLNDLYRRVINRNNRLKRLLDLVAPDIIVRNEKRMLQESVDALLDNGRRGRAITGSNKRPLKSLADMIKGKQGRFRQNLLGKRVDYSGRSVITVGPTLRLHQCGLPKKMALELFKPFIYGKLEARGLATTIKAAKKLVEREGAEVWDVLDEVIREHPVMLNRAPTLHRLGIQAFEPVLIEGKAIHLHPLVCAAYNADFDGDQMAVHVPLTLEAQLEARALMMSTNNVLSPANGDPIIVPSQDVVLGLYYLTRDRVNGKGEGMVFASEKEAEKAYRTGVAELHARVKVRITEHIRNAEGELEAKTAVRDTTVGRAILWQVCPKGLPYDLIDQPLGKKPISRLINHAYRNLGLKDTVIFADHIMYTGFHYAMIAGASVGIDDMVIPDAKYSIIEGAEEEVAEIQEQFEQGLVTAGEKYNKVIDIWSSANEKVSKAMMDNLSKEQIKNRDGEMEEQDSFNSIFMMADSGARGSAAQIRQLAGMRGLMAKPDGSIIETPITANFREGLNVLQYFISTHGARKGLADTALKTANSGYLTRRLVDVAQDLVVTEHDCGTEDGLLMTPLIEGGDVVEPLRERVLGRVVAEDVLMPGTEDVLLTRNTLIDEGLCDLIEKHSIDQIKVRSIITCETDFGICAHCYGRDLARGHMINQGEAIGVVAAQSIGEPGTQLTMRTFHIGGAASRASAENSVQVKNTGTLKLQNAKFVINSEGRAVITSRSSELTVIDELGREKERYKVPYGSVLAKNDGEAIEAGEIVANWDPHTHPIITEVAGKIKFVDLIEGLTMTRQTDDLTGLSSIVVTDANQRSSAGKEMRPMVKLVDEKGNDVMIAGTEIPAQYFLPGNAIVNLEDGAPVNIGDALARIPQESSKTRDITGGLPRVADLFEARKPKEPAILAEKTGVIGFGKETKGKRRLLITQPSGEVYEEMIPKWRQLNVFEGESVIKGEVIADGPESPHDILRLRGVAAVANYIVNEVQDVYRLQGVKINDKHIEVIVRQMIRKCEIIDAGDSEFLKGEVVEVANVNIANRELIAQGKQPAEIEMLMMGITKASLATESFISAASFQETTRVLTEAAVAGKKDSLRGLKENVIVGRLIPAGTGYSYHQERARKRNEALAAEEVTVSQDEAAQALTDALNADGLGDAE, from the coding sequence GTGAAAGATTTACTTAAGTTTCTTAAGCAACAAAATCAAACAGAAGAATTCGATGGTATTCGCATCGGACTTGCTTCACCTGATCAAATTCGTTCATGGTCATTCGGTGAAGTTAAGAAGCCAGAGACAATTAACTACCGTACGTTCAAGCCAGAGCGTGACGGTTTATTCTGTGCACGTATTTTCGGCCCAGTAAAAGACTACGAATGTCTTTGTGGTAAATACAAGCGCTTAAAGCACCGTGGTGTAATTTGTGAAAAATGTGGTGTTGAAGTAACACTAACTAAAGTACGTCGTGAGCGTATGGGTCACATTGAATTAGCAAGCCCAGTTGCCCACATTTGGTTCTTAAAATCATTGCCATCGCGTATCGGTTTATTATTAGACATGACCTTACGTGATATCGAGCGTGTTTTATACTTCGAATCATATGTTGTTACCGAACCAGGTATGACAACATTAGAGAAGAGCCAAATCTTAACAGAAGAAGAATACCTTGACGCGTTAGAAGAGCACGGTGACGAGTTCGACGCTAAGATGGGTGCTGAAGCGGTTCTTGCTTTATTAGAGCAAATCGACCTTGAAGGCGACATCGCGCAAATGCGTGAAGAGTTACCAGAAATCGGTTCTGAAACTAAGCGTAAGAAAATTACTAAGCGCTTAAAGTTAATGGAAGCATTCGCGCAATCTGGCAACAAGCCTGAGTGGATGATCATGTCGGTTCTTCCGATCCTTCCACCAGATTTGCGTCCATTAGTACCACTAGATGGTGGCCGTTTCGCAACGTCTGACCTAAATGATTTATACCGTCGCGTAATCAACCGTAACAACCGTTTGAAGCGTCTATTAGACCTAGTAGCACCAGACATCATCGTGCGCAACGAAAAGCGTATGTTACAAGAGTCTGTTGATGCGTTATTAGACAACGGTCGTCGTGGTCGTGCAATTACCGGTTCTAACAAGCGTCCACTTAAGTCGCTTGCAGACATGATCAAAGGTAAGCAAGGTCGTTTCCGTCAAAACTTACTTGGTAAGCGTGTTGACTACTCAGGCCGTTCTGTTATTACCGTTGGTCCAACATTGCGTTTACACCAGTGTGGTCTTCCGAAGAAGATGGCACTTGAGCTATTCAAGCCATTTATCTACGGCAAATTAGAAGCACGTGGTTTAGCGACTACAATCAAAGCGGCTAAGAAATTAGTAGAACGTGAAGGCGCAGAAGTATGGGATGTATTAGACGAAGTTATTCGTGAACATCCAGTTATGCTTAACCGTGCACCAACACTTCACAGACTTGGTATCCAAGCATTTGAACCTGTACTGATCGAAGGTAAAGCGATTCATCTTCACCCATTAGTTTGTGCGGCATACAACGCCGACTTCGATGGTGACCAAATGGCGGTACACGTTCCATTAACACTTGAAGCTCAATTAGAAGCTCGTGCGTTAATGATGTCGACAAACAACGTATTATCTCCTGCAAACGGTGATCCAATCATCGTACCATCACAGGACGTTGTTTTAGGTCTTTACTACTTGACTCGTGACCGCGTAAACGGCAAGGGTGAAGGTATGGTTTTTGCCTCTGAAAAAGAAGCAGAAAAAGCCTACCGCACAGGTGTAGCTGAATTACACGCACGTGTTAAAGTTCGTATTACAGAGCATATTCGCAACGCTGAAGGCGAATTAGAAGCGAAAACTGCGGTACGCGATACTACGGTAGGTCGTGCAATTTTATGGCAAGTATGTCCTAAGGGCCTACCATACGATCTTATCGATCAGCCATTAGGTAAAAAGCCAATTTCTCGCTTGATCAACCATGCATACCGTAATCTAGGTCTTAAAGATACCGTTATCTTTGCTGACCACATCATGTACACAGGTTTCCACTATGCGATGATCGCCGGTGCCTCTGTAGGTATTGATGACATGGTTATCCCTGATGCTAAGTACTCAATCATCGAAGGTGCTGAGGAAGAAGTAGCAGAAATCCAAGAGCAGTTCGAGCAAGGTCTTGTTACTGCGGGCGAGAAGTACAACAAAGTTATCGATATTTGGTCATCTGCTAACGAGAAAGTGTCGAAAGCGATGATGGATAACTTATCGAAAGAGCAAATCAAGAATCGTGACGGTGAGATGGAAGAGCAAGACTCATTCAACTCTATCTTCATGATGGCTGACTCGGGTGCTCGTGGTAGTGCGGCACAGATTCGTCAGCTAGCGGGTATGCGTGGTCTAATGGCTAAGCCAGATGGCTCAATCATCGAAACACCAATCACGGCTAACTTCCGTGAAGGTCTAAACGTATTACAGTACTTCATCTCTACTCACGGTGCGCGTAAAGGTCTTGCCGATACGGCACTTAAAACAGCGAACTCGGGTTACCTAACTCGTCGTTTAGTTGATGTTGCACAAGATTTAGTCGTAACTGAGCATGATTGTGGCACTGAAGATGGCCTATTAATGACACCATTAATTGAAGGTGGTGATGTTGTTGAACCATTACGCGAACGCGTACTAGGTCGTGTTGTTGCTGAAGACGTATTAATGCCAGGTACAGAAGACGTATTACTTACCCGTAACACGTTAATTGACGAAGGTTTGTGTGATTTAATTGAGAAGCACTCAATTGACCAAATCAAAGTACGTTCAATCATTACTTGTGAAACTGACTTTGGTATTTGTGCGCACTGTTACGGTCGTGACCTAGCGCGTGGTCATATGATCAACCAAGGTGAAGCAATTGGTGTTGTCGCTGCTCAATCAATCGGTGAGCCAGGTACACAGTTAACGATGCGTACCTTCCACATTGGTGGTGCAGCATCACGTGCGTCAGCTGAAAACTCTGTTCAAGTTAAGAACACGGGTACCTTGAAGTTACAAAACGCTAAGTTCGTTATTAACTCAGAAGGCCGTGCAGTAATTACTTCACGTTCATCAGAACTAACTGTTATTGATGAATTAGGTCGTGAGAAAGAGCGTTATAAAGTGCCTTACGGCTCGGTATTAGCGAAGAACGACGGCGAAGCAATTGAAGCTGGTGAAATCGTAGCGAACTGGGATCCACATACTCACCCAATCATTACTGAGGTAGCGGGTAAGATCAAATTTGTTGACCTAATTGAAGGTTTAACAATGACTCGCCAGACAGATGACCTAACTGGTTTATCAAGCATCGTTGTTACTGATGCGAACCAACGTAGTTCTGCGGGTAAAGAAATGCGCCCAATGGTTAAGCTAGTTGACGAGAAAGGTAATGACGTGATGATCGCTGGCACTGAAATTCCAGCACAGTACTTCTTACCAGGTAACGCGATCGTTAACCTTGAAGATGGTGCGCCAGTTAATATCGGTGACGCGTTAGCGCGTATTCCACAAGAGTCTTCGAAAACTCGTGATATTACCGGTGGTCTTCCACGTGTTGCTGACCTATTCGAAGCGCGTAAGCCAAAAGAGCCTGCGATCCTTGCCGAGAAGACGGGTGTTATCGGTTTCGGTAAAGAAACCAAAGGTAAGCGTCGTCTATTAATCACGCAACCAAGCGGTGAAGTTTACGAAGAGATGATTCCTAAGTGGCGTCAACTTAACGTGTTCGAAGGTGAATCAGTAATTAAAGGTGAAGTTATCGCCGATGGTCCTGAGTCGCCACATGACATCTTACGTTTACGTGGTGTTGCAGCGGTTGCTAACTACATTGTTAACGAAGTACAAGATGTATATCGTTTACAAGGTGTAAAAATCAACGATAAGCACATCGAAGTAATCGTTCGCCAGATGATCCGCAAGTGTGAAATCATTGACGCGGGTGATTCAGAGTTCTTGAAAGGTGAAGTTGTTGAAGTTGCGAATGTAAACATCGCTAACCGTGAGTTAATCGCTCAAGGTAAACAACCAGCTGAAATTGAAATGTTAATGATGGGTATCACTAAAGCATCATTAGCAACTGAGTCATTCATCTCAGCGGCATCGTTCCAGGAAACAACGCGCGTTCTTACTGAAGCAGCTGTTGCTGGTAAGAAAGACAGCTTACGCGGCTTAAAAGAGAACGTAATTGTTGGTCGATTAATCCCAGCAGGTACAGGTTACTCGTATCACCAAGAGCGTGCGCGCAAGCGCAACGAAGCGCTAGCAGCTGAAGAAGTGACAGTGTCACAAGACGAAGCAGCACAAGCGTTAACGGATGCATTAAATGCAGACGGCTTAGGTGACGCTGAATAA
- the rpoB gene encoding DNA-directed RNA polymerase subunit beta, which produces MVYSYSEKKRIRKDFGKSAQVMDYPFLLSIQLESFRKFIDIDPTGETGLEAAFRSIFPIKSYSGSSELQYVSYRLGEPLFDVKECQIRGVTYSAPLRVKLRLVLYDKDAPAGTVKDIKEQEVYMGEIPLMTENGTFVINGTERVIVSQLHRSPGVFFDHDKGKTHSSGKVLYNARVIPYRGSWLDFEFDPKDNLFVRIDRRRKLPASIILRALDYSTEEILAMFYDTTAFEIKGDKMIMELIPERLRGETATFDIKLPNGDVIVEQGRRITARHIRTLDKENVTELEVPADYIVGKVLSKAYIDESTGEVIAEANAEITLELLAELSQAGHKTLDTLYMNEFDVGSYMSDTLRIDTTTNRLEALVEIYRMMRPGEPPTKDAAEALFANLFFSLERYDLSTVGRMKFNRRVGLSEDTGEGVLSNDDIISVMKTLIAIRDGKGETDDIDHLGNRRIRSVGEMAENQFRVGLVRVERAVRERLSLGDLDAVMPQDLINAKPISAAVKEFFGSSQLSQFMDQNNPLSEVTHKRRISALGPGGLTRERAGFEVRDVHPTHYGRVCPIETPEGPNIGLINSLSCYARTNDYGFLETPYRKIVDGVVTDEVDYLSAIEEGNFVVAQANAEVDENGKLVDGLVPCRHKNEFTLMSAEQVQYMDVSPQQIVSVAASLIPFLEHDDANRALMGANMQRQAVPTLKADKPLVGTGMEKTIAVDSGVTAVAKRGGVVDYVDASRIVVKVNEDEMVPGEAGIDIYNLTKYTRSNQNTCINQRPTCRVGEPVVRGDVLADGPSTDLGDLALGQNMRIAFMPWNGYNFEDSMLISERVAQEDRFTTIHIQELSCIARDTKLGAEEITSDIPNVGESALSKLDESGVVYIGAEVKGGDILVGKVTPKGETQLTPEEKLLRAIFGEKAADVKDSSLRVPNSVSGTIIDVQIFTRDGVEKDQRALEIEEMQLKEVKKDLGDEFSILEDGIYARAKKLLLSAGLNESDINSMSRDKWLVQNLSDEGQQAELEQIAEQYDTIKEEFDKKYETKRRKITQGDDLAPGVLKIVKVYLAVKRRIQPGDKMAGRHGNKGVISNVVPVEDMPYDQNGVPVDIVLNPLGVPSRMNIGQILETHLGMAARGIGEKIDRMIKAQQEVAKLRSFLKEVYELGESRQEVDIDSFSDDEIMRLAENLRAGLPIATPVFDGASEKEIKELFKLADMPESGQFILTDGRTGREFERPVTVGYMYMLKLNHLVDDKMHARSTGSYSLVTQQPLGGKAQFGGQRFGEMEVWALEAYGAAYTLQEMLTVKSDDVNGRTKMYKNLVDGDHRMEPGMPESFNVLLKEIRSLGINIELDQE; this is translated from the coding sequence AGCCATTATTTGACGTTAAAGAATGTCAAATTCGCGGCGTTACGTATTCTGCTCCTTTACGTGTGAAATTACGCTTAGTGCTGTACGATAAAGACGCACCAGCTGGCACAGTAAAAGATATCAAAGAGCAAGAAGTGTATATGGGTGAAATCCCATTAATGACAGAGAACGGTACGTTCGTTATTAATGGTACTGAGCGTGTTATTGTTTCGCAATTACACCGTTCACCAGGTGTTTTCTTTGATCACGACAAAGGTAAAACACACTCTTCAGGTAAAGTGTTATACAACGCACGTGTAATCCCTTACCGTGGTTCTTGGTTAGACTTTGAGTTTGACCCGAAAGATAACTTATTCGTACGTATTGACCGTCGTCGTAAATTACCGGCGTCAATTATTTTGCGCGCTTTAGATTACTCAACTGAAGAAATCTTAGCGATGTTCTATGACACAACAGCTTTTGAAATCAAAGGCGACAAGATGATCATGGAATTAATCCCAGAGCGCTTACGCGGTGAAACAGCAACCTTCGACATTAAATTACCAAATGGTGATGTCATTGTTGAGCAAGGTCGTCGTATTACAGCGCGTCACATTCGTACATTAGATAAAGAAAATGTTACCGAATTAGAAGTACCAGCAGATTACATCGTAGGCAAAGTGTTATCTAAAGCTTACATCGATGAATCAACGGGTGAAGTTATTGCTGAAGCAAATGCTGAAATTACCTTAGAGTTATTAGCTGAGTTAAGCCAAGCAGGCCACAAAACATTAGACACCTTATACATGAACGAATTTGATGTTGGTTCATATATGTCTGATACCTTGCGCATCGACACAACAACTAACCGCTTAGAGGCCTTAGTTGAAATTTATCGAATGATGCGCCCTGGTGAGCCACCAACAAAGGACGCTGCTGAAGCGTTATTTGCTAACCTATTCTTCTCATTAGAGCGTTATGACTTATCAACAGTAGGTCGTATGAAGTTCAACCGTCGTGTTGGCTTATCAGAAGATACCGGTGAAGGCGTATTATCAAACGACGACATTATCTCTGTAATGAAAACGTTAATCGCGATCCGCGATGGTAAAGGCGAAACAGATGATATCGATCACTTAGGTAACCGTCGTATCCGTAGCGTTGGCGAAATGGCAGAAAACCAATTCCGCGTTGGCTTAGTTCGTGTAGAGCGTGCTGTACGTGAGCGTTTATCATTAGGTGATTTAGATGCAGTAATGCCGCAAGACCTAATTAATGCTAAGCCGATCTCTGCAGCGGTTAAAGAATTCTTTGGTTCATCACAACTTTCTCAGTTCATGGATCAAAACAACCCGTTATCAGAAGTAACACATAAGCGTCGTATTTCTGCATTAGGCCCAGGTGGTTTAACGCGTGAACGCGCAGGCTTCGAAGTACGTGACGTTCACCCAACCCACTACGGTCGTGTTTGTCCAATCGAAACGCCAGAAGGTCCAAACATCGGTCTAATTAACTCGTTATCTTGTTACGCGCGTACCAACGATTACGGTTTCTTAGAAACACCATACCGCAAGATTGTTGATGGTGTGGTAACGGACGAAGTTGATTACTTATCGGCAATCGAAGAAGGTAACTTCGTGGTTGCACAGGCGAACGCTGAAGTAGATGAAAACGGTAAATTAGTTGATGGCTTAGTACCATGTCGTCACAAAAACGAATTTACCTTAATGTCTGCTGAACAAGTTCAGTATATGGATGTATCTCCACAGCAAATCGTTTCTGTAGCAGCATCACTAATTCCATTCCTAGAGCACGATGATGCTAACCGTGCCTTGATGGGTGCGAACATGCAACGTCAAGCTGTACCTACATTAAAAGCTGATAAGCCTTTAGTCGGTACAGGTATGGAAAAAACTATCGCGGTAGACTCAGGTGTAACTGCAGTTGCTAAGCGCGGTGGTGTTGTTGATTACGTAGATGCATCTCGTATCGTAGTGAAAGTAAATGAAGATGAAATGGTGCCAGGTGAAGCTGGTATCGATATCTACAACTTAACTAAATACACGCGTTCTAACCAAAACACATGTATCAACCAACGTCCAACGTGTCGCGTAGGTGAGCCAGTTGTTCGTGGTGATGTATTAGCAGATGGTCCTTCAACTGACTTAGGTGACTTAGCACTTGGTCAAAACATGCGTATCGCATTCATGCCTTGGAATGGTTACAACTTCGAGGATTCGATGTTGATTTCTGAGCGTGTAGCGCAAGAAGACCGTTTTACAACGATTCACATTCAAGAATTATCTTGTATCGCACGTGACACTAAATTAGGTGCTGAAGAAATCACTTCAGACATTCCTAACGTTGGTGAATCAGCACTGAGCAAGCTAGATGAGTCTGGCGTTGTTTACATTGGTGCTGAAGTTAAAGGCGGCGACATCTTAGTAGGTAAAGTAACGCCTAAAGGTGAAACGCAATTAACACCAGAAGAAAAACTATTACGTGCAATCTTCGGTGAAAAAGCAGCTGACGTAAAAGACAGCTCGTTACGTGTACCAAACTCTGTTTCAGGTACTATCATCGACGTACAAATCTTCACTCGTGATGGCGTTGAAAAAGATCAACGTGCATTAGAAATTGAAGAAATGCAATTAAAAGAAGTTAAGAAAGATTTAGGCGATGAGTTCTCTATCTTAGAAGACGGCATTTACGCACGTGCTAAGAAACTACTCCTTTCTGCCGGCTTAAATGAATCTGATATTAACTCAATGTCTCGCGACAAGTGGTTAGTTCAAAACTTATCTGACGAAGGTCAACAAGCTGAATTAGAGCAAATCGCTGAGCAGTACGACACAATCAAAGAAGAGTTTGACAAGAAGTACGAAACTAAGCGCCGTAAGATCACTCAAGGTGATGACTTAGCGCCTGGCGTATTAAAAATTGTTAAAGTTTACTTAGCGGTTAAGCGTCGTATTCAGCCTGGTGATAAGATGGCTGGTCGTCACGGTAACAAAGGTGTTATCTCAAACGTAGTACCTGTTGAAGATATGCCATATGACCAAAACGGTGTGCCGGTAGATATCGTGCTTAACCCGTTAGGTGTACCGTCGCGTATGAACATCGGTCAGATCTTAGAAACTCACTTAGGTATGGCGGCACGCGGTATCGGTGAAAAGATTGATCGCATGATCAAAGCACAACAAGAAGTGGCTAAATTACGCAGCTTCTTAAAAGAAGTTTACGAGTTAGGTGAGTCTCGCCAAGAAGTTGATATTGATAGCTTCTCTGACGATGAAATCATGCGCTTAGCAGAAAACTTACGTGCTGGTCTTCCAATAGCTACACCGGTATTCGATGGTGCGAGCGAGAAGGAAATCAAAGAGCTATTCAAGCTTGCTGATATGCCTGAAAGTGGTCAGTTCATCTTAACTGATGGTCGTACCGGTCGTGAATTTGAGCGTCCAGTGACTGTTGGTTACATGTACATGCTGAAACTAAACCACTTAGTTGATGACAAGATGCATGCTCGTTCAACCGGTTCATACTCACTAGTTACTCAGCAACCACTAGGTGGTAAAGCTCAGTTCGGTGGTCAGCGTTTCGGTGAGATGGAGGTATGGGCACTTGAAGCATACGGTGCTGCTTACACCTTACAAGAAATGCTTACGGTTAAGTCTGATGACGTGAACGGTCGTACTAAGATGTATAAGAACTTAGTAGACGGTGATCACCGTATGGAACCTGGTATGCCTGAATCGTTCAATGTATTGCTTAAAGAGATCCGCTCTTTAGGTATCAACATTGAATTAGATCAGGAATAA